The following coding sequences are from one Arthrobacter sp. PvP023 window:
- a CDS encoding pantoate--beta-alanine ligase has protein sequence MAIKLVTTAAQLRAESARLLTEKQGSSQGLIPTMGALHEGHARLARTAVEQNDVVVASIFVNPLQFGEAVDLDRYPRTLEADMELLDAEGVDLVFAPSVEEVYPGGEPLVRVTAGRLAGKWEGASRPGHFDGALTVVAKLLHYGIPGTGLPGGGAFVTGAGAGLPAYRAYFGQKDAQQLTLVRRMVADLNFPVEIVSVPTVRSADGLALSSRNRFLSGEEREAALVLSRALRLLEERANAHEPLDLESAQALVESQPLVGLDYFDVVDPETLEPLAENCKETPFRGEGLAIIAAKVGPVRLIDNVPLNS, from the coding sequence TTGGCGATCAAACTCGTGACCACCGCGGCGCAGCTGCGGGCCGAAAGCGCGCGGCTGCTGACGGAGAAACAGGGCTCGTCGCAGGGCCTCATTCCCACCATGGGCGCACTGCACGAAGGCCACGCCAGGCTGGCGCGCACCGCCGTCGAACAAAACGACGTTGTGGTGGCCAGCATCTTCGTCAATCCCCTGCAGTTCGGCGAGGCCGTGGACCTGGACCGCTACCCCCGCACCCTCGAGGCGGACATGGAACTCCTGGACGCCGAGGGCGTGGACCTGGTGTTCGCACCTTCCGTGGAGGAGGTCTACCCGGGCGGCGAGCCGCTGGTCCGGGTGACGGCTGGCCGGCTGGCCGGGAAATGGGAAGGCGCATCCCGCCCCGGCCACTTCGACGGTGCCCTCACGGTGGTGGCCAAGCTGCTGCACTATGGCATCCCCGGGACCGGGCTCCCCGGCGGAGGCGCCTTCGTGACCGGCGCCGGTGCGGGCCTGCCGGCGTACCGCGCCTACTTCGGCCAGAAGGACGCCCAGCAGCTGACGCTGGTGCGGCGCATGGTGGCGGACCTGAACTTCCCCGTCGAGATCGTGTCTGTTCCCACGGTCCGCTCCGCCGACGGGCTGGCGTTGAGCAGCCGGAACAGGTTCCTGTCCGGGGAGGAACGCGAGGCTGCCCTGGTGCTGTCCCGGGCGCTGAGGCTCCTCGAGGAGCGCGCCAACGCCCACGAGCCGCTGGACCTGGAATCCGCCCAGGCCCTCGTGGAATCCCAGCCCCTGGTGGGACTGGACTACTTCGACGTGGTGGACCCGGAGACCCTTGAGCCCCTGGCCGAGAACTGCAAGGAAACGCCGTTCCGCGGCGAAGGCCTGGCCATCATTGCGGCGAAGGTGGGGCCGGTCCGGCTCATTGACAACGTGCCACTCAATTCCTGA
- a CDS encoding Rossmann-like and DUF2520 domain-containing protein: protein MAKPGRLGVGIIGAGKVGAVLGAALRAAEHAVVGVSAVSDASRERAETLLPGVPVLDVQDIVERSELVLLAVPDDALGGLVEGLAKLRAWQPGQLVAHTSGRFGVGILHPVRAAGAVPLALHPAMTFTGMSLDLTRLLDCTFGVTADAAMLPIAQALVVEMGAEPVVIAEGDRTQYHAALAHGSNHLVTLVAQASQLLREVGVESPERMLGPLLRATLENALASGESALTGPVARGDVGTVAAHAEALREHDAGAGGDILEAYLAMARATAHRAGSRGLLKPDQLDAIRKALDGVGNDGPQATGGN from the coding sequence ATGGCTAAGCCAGGACGCCTCGGCGTCGGAATCATTGGAGCCGGCAAGGTGGGCGCAGTCCTCGGTGCGGCGTTGCGCGCCGCCGAGCACGCCGTCGTCGGGGTTTCAGCGGTCTCGGACGCAAGCCGGGAGCGCGCCGAAACCCTGCTCCCGGGCGTGCCGGTGCTCGACGTGCAGGACATCGTGGAACGCTCCGAGCTGGTGCTGCTGGCCGTCCCCGACGACGCCCTCGGCGGGCTCGTGGAAGGCCTCGCCAAGCTCCGCGCCTGGCAGCCCGGACAGCTCGTGGCCCACACCTCGGGCCGCTTCGGCGTAGGCATCCTGCATCCGGTCCGGGCAGCCGGCGCCGTCCCGCTCGCGCTGCACCCCGCCATGACCTTCACCGGCATGAGCCTGGACCTCACCCGGCTGCTGGACTGCACGTTCGGGGTCACGGCGGACGCTGCGATGCTGCCGATTGCGCAGGCACTGGTGGTGGAGATGGGCGCCGAGCCGGTGGTGATTGCGGAAGGCGACCGCACCCAGTACCACGCGGCCCTGGCGCACGGGTCGAACCACCTGGTCACCCTCGTGGCGCAGGCCTCGCAGCTGCTGCGCGAAGTGGGCGTGGAATCGCCCGAGCGCATGCTGGGACCACTGCTGCGGGCAACGCTGGAGAACGCGCTTGCCTCCGGCGAATCGGCCCTGACCGGCCCGGTGGCCCGGGGCGATGTTGGCACGGTCGCCGCGCACGCGGAGGCCCTGCGGGAACACGATGCCGGTGCCGGCGGCGATATTCTGGAGGCCTACCTGGCCATGGCGCGGGCCACCGCGCACCGCGCCGGGAGCCGGGGACTGCTGAAACCGGACCAGCTGGATGCCATCCGGAAAGCCCTGGACGGTGTGGGCAACGACGGGCCGCAGGCCACTGGAGGAAACTGA
- a CDS encoding PH domain-containing protein, whose product MTPDSAVTPGGAGSGPAPGAPGPTGNRAGQITGKPDGEWLRVHPASPFIRGWVALAAIGFFFGRDTFERMLQGRPLMDEMYSGRVPFLLAGGGLVLVLAVLGFITTWYFTRYQVAGGFVRVNTGFLFKQQRQARLDRVQAIDIVQPLLARIFGLAELKFEVADAGESAVRLAYLRIDDARQLRATILARAAGLEPDPAQPEAALPEAPEYAVLSVPPSRLVGSLLLSEQSFFVVLGAAASVVLSAVTESRGFYFYLIPAALGLAAAYWGSFNKGYNFTAAISPDGIRLRYGLLDTQAQTLPPGRIQAVKITQPPLWRIFGWYRMQVNVAGYGGPGSNGEGASRTTLLPVGVLADVMRMLALVLPDPGTPDPARVFATGLTGLAPAVPPAGPPPSGGTPGEEPDGGFVTSPRRARLLAPLGWRRNGFTATDTALLIRSGRLWRELVVVPHQRTQSMALHQGPLARRFRVADLVLHTTAGPVSPRVIQAGLDEARDLFDAQAARARKARKRQTSEQWLAQVAPPSVVGPEVHPQNHQEGPHHG is encoded by the coding sequence GTGACCCCTGACAGCGCGGTAACACCCGGCGGCGCCGGATCCGGGCCGGCGCCCGGTGCTCCCGGGCCAACCGGCAACCGTGCCGGGCAGATCACCGGAAAGCCCGACGGCGAGTGGCTGCGCGTACATCCCGCGTCACCGTTCATCCGGGGCTGGGTAGCGCTTGCCGCCATCGGATTCTTCTTCGGCCGCGACACCTTCGAACGCATGCTGCAGGGCCGCCCCCTCATGGACGAGATGTATTCCGGTCGGGTGCCGTTCCTTCTTGCCGGCGGCGGACTGGTCCTGGTGCTGGCCGTACTGGGGTTCATCACCACGTGGTACTTCACCCGGTACCAGGTGGCCGGAGGCTTCGTCCGGGTGAACACGGGCTTCCTGTTCAAGCAGCAGCGCCAGGCCCGGTTGGACCGGGTGCAGGCCATCGACATCGTGCAGCCGCTCCTGGCCAGGATCTTCGGCCTCGCCGAACTCAAGTTCGAGGTGGCCGACGCCGGCGAATCGGCCGTGCGACTCGCCTACCTTCGCATTGACGACGCCCGCCAGCTCCGGGCCACCATCCTGGCCCGGGCGGCCGGGCTGGAACCAGACCCTGCGCAACCCGAAGCAGCCCTGCCCGAGGCGCCGGAATACGCCGTCCTGTCCGTGCCGCCGTCGCGCCTTGTCGGTTCGCTGCTGCTCAGCGAGCAGAGTTTCTTCGTGGTCCTGGGCGCGGCGGCTTCCGTCGTGCTGTCCGCCGTCACTGAAAGCCGCGGCTTCTACTTCTACCTGATCCCCGCAGCACTGGGCCTGGCCGCCGCCTACTGGGGATCATTCAACAAGGGCTACAACTTCACCGCCGCCATTTCGCCGGACGGAATCCGGCTCCGCTACGGGCTGCTGGACACGCAGGCGCAGACCCTCCCACCCGGCAGGATCCAGGCCGTAAAAATCACGCAGCCGCCGCTGTGGCGGATCTTCGGTTGGTACCGGATGCAGGTGAACGTGGCCGGCTACGGCGGCCCGGGCAGCAACGGGGAAGGCGCGTCGCGCACCACGCTCCTCCCGGTGGGCGTCCTGGCGGACGTCATGAGGATGCTCGCGCTGGTGCTCCCCGACCCGGGAACGCCGGACCCGGCCCGTGTCTTTGCCACCGGCCTGACCGGGCTGGCTCCCGCAGTACCCCCGGCCGGGCCGCCTCCCTCCGGGGGAACGCCGGGCGAAGAGCCCGACGGCGGGTTCGTCACCAGCCCGCGCCGCGCGCGCCTGCTGGCACCGCTGGGCTGGCGCCGCAACGGTTTCACCGCCACGGACACGGCGCTGCTGATCCGTTCCGGCCGCCTGTGGCGCGAGCTGGTGGTGGTTCCGCACCAGCGCACGCAATCGATGGCCCTGCACCAGGGGCCGCTGGCGAGACGCTTCCGGGTGGCGGACCTCGTACTGCACACCACGGCCGGACCGGTGTCGCCGCGGGTCATCCAGGCCGGGCTGGACGAGGCCCGCGACCTGTTCGATGCCCAGGCCGCCCGTGCCCGGAAAGCCCGCAAACGCCAGACCAGCGAGCAATGGCTCGCCCAGGTGGCCCCACCTAGTGTGGTGGGGCCGGAAGTTCATCCCCAGAACCACCAGGAAGGCCCGCACCATGGCTAA
- a CDS encoding PH domain-containing protein, giving the protein MPTEAIDPPGISWLRVSPKYVTVRLVEWAFGNLIAVALLSLPLALRLAGWWAWVPLWLAVTVPAVTLLLAVWRLLLIPRQVRAIGYAERDDDLLIRSGIFFQRTLVVPYGRMQYVDIGVGPVERGLGLCTLKLHTASAGTNAEIPGLPADEGARLREQLSARGAARLAGL; this is encoded by the coding sequence ATGCCTACCGAGGCGATTGATCCGCCGGGTATTTCCTGGCTCCGCGTTTCGCCCAAATACGTGACCGTCCGCCTCGTCGAATGGGCGTTCGGGAACCTCATCGCCGTGGCGCTGCTGTCGCTGCCGCTCGCGTTGAGGCTGGCGGGCTGGTGGGCGTGGGTCCCGCTCTGGCTGGCCGTCACCGTCCCGGCGGTCACTTTGCTGCTGGCCGTCTGGCGGCTGCTACTGATTCCACGCCAGGTGCGGGCCATCGGCTACGCCGAGCGCGACGACGACCTCCTGATCCGCAGCGGCATCTTCTTCCAGCGCACACTGGTGGTTCCCTACGGCCGGATGCAGTACGTGGACATCGGAGTGGGTCCCGTGGAACGCGGACTGGGCCTCTGCACGCTGAAGTTGCACACCGCCTCGGCCGGCACCAATGCTGAGATTCCCGGCCTGCCGGCCGACGAGGGGGCGCGGCTCCGCGAGCAGCTGTCCGCCCGGGGCGCTGCACGGCTGGCCGGGCTGTGA
- a CDS encoding DUF3180 domain-containing protein, which produces MKPVNPFLLIVVGLILALAGWFAAVMTTRYGLATPVLPQTGLVTMGVIVALTLVLGIRVLRWRNGKKKKMLNPILAAWTLVLAQACAYTGTVLLGWHAGIFLDLLRLWNLRSDQGITWLALSMAGGGLAMIIVGLVVERFCRIPPEDGDADGTPGVPGRGARKPKGEGEYAYRGD; this is translated from the coding sequence GTGAAACCAGTCAATCCGTTCCTCCTGATCGTCGTCGGGCTGATCCTGGCCCTTGCCGGCTGGTTCGCGGCCGTCATGACCACCCGCTACGGCCTGGCCACTCCGGTGCTGCCCCAGACCGGGCTGGTGACCATGGGAGTGATCGTGGCGCTCACGCTGGTCCTGGGGATCCGCGTCCTGCGCTGGCGGAACGGCAAGAAGAAGAAAATGCTGAATCCCATCCTGGCCGCCTGGACCCTGGTCCTCGCCCAGGCCTGTGCGTACACCGGAACGGTGCTGCTGGGCTGGCACGCCGGAATCTTCCTGGACCTGCTCAGGCTTTGGAACCTGCGCAGCGACCAGGGAATCACCTGGCTGGCCCTTTCCATGGCCGGCGGGGGACTGGCCATGATCATCGTGGGTCTTGTTGTGGAACGCTTCTGCCGGATCCCGCCCGAAGACGGCGACGCCGACGGGACTCCCGGAGTTCCGGGACGGGGCGCCCGCAAGCCCAAAGGGGAAGGCGAATATGCCTACCGAGGCGATTGA
- the folK gene encoding 2-amino-4-hydroxy-6-hydroxymethyldihydropteridine diphosphokinase yields MNPPYSNNPYVRAVLALGSNLGERNDTLSSAVADLVDRPEVRLTAVSPVVQTKAVGGPEGQPDFLNMVITVETSLPPSELLRHCQAVENKHHRVREVRWGPRTLDVDIIAYGDIVSSDPALTLPHPRAAERAFVLYPWSLIDPSAELNGVRVGELAARAADFPDLAPFDGFGDFDGLPTAGAVE; encoded by the coding sequence ATGAACCCGCCGTATTCGAACAACCCGTACGTCCGTGCGGTGCTGGCCCTCGGCAGCAACCTGGGGGAGCGGAACGACACCCTCTCCAGCGCCGTCGCCGACCTCGTGGACCGGCCGGAAGTGCGGCTGACCGCGGTTTCCCCGGTGGTCCAGACCAAGGCCGTGGGCGGACCCGAGGGCCAGCCTGATTTCCTGAACATGGTGATCACGGTGGAAACCTCGCTGCCGCCGTCGGAGCTGCTGCGCCATTGCCAGGCTGTGGAAAACAAGCACCACCGGGTGCGCGAAGTCAGGTGGGGTCCGCGGACCCTGGACGTGGACATCATCGCCTACGGGGACATCGTGAGTTCGGATCCGGCGCTGACACTGCCGCATCCCCGCGCTGCGGAGCGGGCGTTTGTGCTCTACCCGTGGTCGCTCATCGACCCCTCGGCAGAGCTTAACGGCGTCCGGGTGGGCGAACTCGCCGCCAGGGCCGCCGACTTCCCGGACCTTGCCCCCTTCGACGGCTTCGGCGACTTCGACGGCCTTCCCACAGCAGGAGCAGTGGAGTAG
- the folB gene encoding dihydroneopterin aldolase, whose protein sequence is MDTITLSGVTAVGHHGVFDFERRNGQPFIVDAVLHLDFAKAAASDDVLDTAHYGEVAERIKHWITGDPLNLIEALAVRIAEDLLQEFPLAAVDITVHKPKAPIEVEFGDVSVSVHRRRS, encoded by the coding sequence ATGGACACAATCACGCTGAGCGGTGTTACCGCCGTCGGCCATCACGGGGTGTTCGATTTTGAACGCCGCAACGGCCAGCCGTTCATCGTTGATGCCGTGCTGCACCTGGACTTCGCGAAGGCGGCAGCCTCGGACGACGTCCTGGACACCGCCCATTACGGCGAGGTGGCCGAACGCATCAAGCACTGGATCACCGGCGACCCGCTCAACCTGATCGAGGCCCTGGCCGTCCGCATCGCCGAAGACCTCCTGCAGGAATTCCCGCTGGCCGCCGTGGACATCACGGTGCACAAGCCCAAGGCCCCCATTGAGGTGGAGTTCGGCGACGTCTCCGTCAGCGTGCATCGGCGGCGGTCATGA
- the folP gene encoding dihydropteroate synthase: MDSLAAAPGTGPATSPLPILRKPRPAAKFEDLPTDRTLVMGILNVTPDSFSDGGKHPTPDTAIAAGLRMFYAGADIIDVGGESTRPGAEEVSPEEEQRRVLPVIEAMVKAGALVSIDTTHASTAAAALKAGATIINDVSGLTMEPEMAELAARTGAPYVLTHRRGDAKTMNSLTDYGNVAEDVAAELVGVRDKLYAAGVAPEQIIVDPGLGFSKNDAQNWELLRNMGPLEALGHRILVGASRKRFLGTLLTVAGKAAAPGERDHATAAITAISAARGAWAVRVHDVGPSLDAVKVAARMSAGPLGHSSPTN, encoded by the coding sequence ATGGACTCCCTAGCTGCAGCCCCTGGAACCGGACCCGCAACAAGCCCCTTGCCCATCCTGCGTAAACCGCGGCCGGCAGCCAAGTTTGAAGATCTCCCCACGGACCGCACGCTGGTGATGGGCATCCTGAACGTCACCCCGGATTCCTTCAGCGACGGCGGGAAGCACCCGACGCCGGACACCGCCATCGCGGCCGGCCTTCGGATGTTCTACGCGGGTGCCGACATCATCGACGTCGGCGGTGAATCCACCCGCCCCGGCGCGGAGGAAGTCAGCCCCGAAGAAGAGCAGCGCCGTGTGCTGCCGGTGATCGAGGCCATGGTCAAGGCCGGCGCCCTGGTCAGTATCGACACCACCCACGCTTCAACGGCTGCCGCTGCCCTCAAGGCCGGCGCCACCATCATCAACGACGTTTCCGGGCTGACGATGGAGCCCGAGATGGCCGAACTGGCCGCCCGCACGGGCGCCCCGTACGTGCTGACCCACCGCCGTGGCGATGCCAAGACCATGAACTCGCTCACGGACTACGGCAACGTGGCGGAGGATGTAGCCGCTGAACTGGTGGGCGTGCGGGACAAACTGTATGCGGCCGGAGTGGCGCCGGAACAGATCATCGTGGACCCGGGCCTGGGCTTCTCCAAGAACGATGCCCAGAACTGGGAGCTCCTGCGGAACATGGGTCCGCTGGAGGCGCTGGGCCACAGGATCCTGGTGGGCGCCTCCCGCAAACGCTTCCTTGGTACCTTGCTGACCGTGGCGGGCAAGGCTGCCGCTCCCGGCGAACGGGACCACGCGACCGCCGCCATCACCGCCATCAGCGCCGCCCGCGGCGCATGGGCTGTGCGCGTGCACGACGTCGGACCCAGCCTTGACGCCGTCAAGGTTGCCGCACGGATGTCCGCCGGACCGCTCGGCCATTCCAGTCCCACCAACTAG
- the folE gene encoding GTP cyclohydrolase I FolE has translation MTHFDDDDVSASPDRSAAGHSHHAGHTKVDRPRIEAAVREILLAIGEDPDRGGLLDTPKRVAKAYAEVFAGLHHDPAEILSTTFDLDHEELVLVKDIPFYSTCEHHLVPFHGVAHVGYIPSHDGKVTGLSKLARLVDMFAKRPQVQERLTTQIVEALVTHLKPRGAIVVVECEHLCMSMRGIRKPGAKTVTSAVRGQLHDPATRAEAMSLILGR, from the coding sequence GTGACTCATTTCGACGACGACGACGTTTCCGCCAGCCCCGATCGTTCGGCTGCGGGCCACTCGCACCACGCCGGCCACACCAAGGTTGACCGGCCGCGGATCGAGGCGGCGGTCCGGGAAATCCTGCTGGCCATCGGGGAGGACCCGGACCGCGGCGGGCTCCTGGACACCCCCAAAAGGGTGGCCAAGGCCTACGCGGAGGTTTTCGCCGGCCTGCACCACGACCCCGCGGAAATCCTGTCCACCACCTTCGACCTGGACCATGAGGAACTGGTCCTGGTCAAGGACATCCCGTTCTACTCCACCTGCGAGCACCACCTGGTGCCGTTCCATGGCGTGGCGCACGTTGGCTACATTCCCTCCCACGACGGCAAGGTCACCGGGCTGAGCAAGCTCGCCAGGCTGGTGGACATGTTCGCCAAGCGACCCCAGGTGCAGGAACGGCTCACCACCCAGATCGTTGAAGCATTGGTAACGCACCTGAAGCCGCGCGGAGCGATCGTGGTGGTCGAATGCGAACACCTGTGCATGTCAATGCGAGGCATCCGTAAGCCCGGTGCCAAGACCGTCACCAGCGCCGTGCGCGGTCAACTGCATGACCCGGCCACCCGTGCCGAAGCCATGAGCCTCATACTCGGAAGGTAA
- the ftsH gene encoding ATP-dependent zinc metalloprotease FtsH, with the protein MKAKSFFKGPGIWIVVVVGMLLLAFATLAPGGATRIDTKPGLELLADKGKVEQAKIFDAENRVDLVLKDNLVIDGQDKGKNVQFFFVNARAADVVKAVTDADPSSGYTDQPIENNWFSGLFSLLIPVLLLGVLFWFLLSRMQGGGSKIMQFGKSKAKLVNKDMPQVTFSDVAGADEAVEELQEIKEFLQEPAKFQAVGAKIPKGVLLYGPPGTGKTLLARAVAGEAGVPFFSISGSDFVEMFVGVGASRVRDLFEQAKASSPAIIFVDEIDAVGRHRGAGIGGGNDEREQTLNQLLVEMDGFDVKTNVILIAATNRPDVLDPALLRPGRFDRQITVEAPDLVGRDQILQVHAKGKPMAPGVDLKAVAKKTPGYTGADLANVLNEAALLTARSNANLIDDRALDEAIDRVMAGPQKRSRVMKEHERKITAYHEGGHALVAAALRNSAPVTKITILPRGRALGYTMVVPENDKYSVTRNELLDQMAYAMGGRVAEEIVFHDPSTGASNDIEKATSTARKMVTEFGMSERVGAVRLGQGGGEPFLGRDAGHERNYSDQIAYIVDEEVRRLIDQAHDEAYAILTENRDILDSLALELLERETLNQAEIAYVFRDIRKRDFREVWLSKESRPVQTAGPVESRHERAEREAQEEAKEARLEEPLDARPPHPQGVAGQETFGGGVTDVSTDGPQHG; encoded by the coding sequence ATGAAAGCTAAGAGTTTCTTCAAGGGCCCGGGCATCTGGATCGTTGTTGTGGTCGGAATGCTCCTGCTGGCCTTTGCCACGCTCGCCCCCGGAGGCGCAACCCGGATCGACACAAAACCGGGCCTCGAGCTCCTTGCGGACAAGGGCAAGGTGGAGCAGGCCAAGATCTTTGACGCGGAGAACCGCGTGGACCTTGTCCTCAAAGACAACCTGGTCATCGACGGTCAGGACAAGGGCAAGAACGTCCAGTTCTTCTTCGTCAATGCCCGCGCCGCGGACGTGGTCAAGGCCGTCACCGACGCCGACCCCTCGAGCGGTTACACCGACCAGCCCATCGAAAACAACTGGTTCTCCGGGCTGTTCTCCCTCCTGATTCCCGTGCTGCTGCTGGGCGTCCTCTTCTGGTTCCTGCTCTCCCGGATGCAGGGCGGCGGGTCCAAGATCATGCAGTTCGGCAAGTCCAAGGCCAAGCTGGTCAACAAGGACATGCCCCAGGTGACGTTCAGCGACGTCGCCGGCGCTGATGAGGCCGTGGAGGAACTCCAGGAAATCAAGGAGTTCCTCCAGGAACCGGCCAAGTTCCAGGCCGTGGGAGCCAAGATCCCGAAGGGCGTGCTGCTCTACGGCCCTCCGGGTACCGGTAAGACCCTGCTGGCCCGCGCCGTGGCTGGTGAAGCGGGAGTGCCGTTCTTCTCCATCTCGGGTTCCGACTTCGTTGAAATGTTCGTCGGCGTGGGTGCGTCCCGTGTCCGCGACCTCTTCGAGCAGGCCAAGGCCAGCTCACCCGCCATCATCTTCGTGGACGAGATCGACGCCGTCGGCCGTCACCGCGGCGCGGGCATCGGCGGCGGCAACGACGAACGCGAGCAGACCCTCAACCAGCTGCTGGTTGAAATGGACGGCTTCGATGTCAAGACCAACGTCATCCTGATCGCCGCCACCAACCGCCCCGACGTACTGGACCCGGCCCTGCTGCGCCCCGGCCGCTTCGACCGCCAGATCACCGTTGAAGCACCGGACCTGGTGGGCCGCGACCAGATCCTGCAGGTCCATGCCAAGGGCAAGCCGATGGCTCCCGGCGTCGACCTCAAGGCCGTTGCCAAGAAGACCCCCGGCTACACCGGTGCCGACCTCGCCAACGTCCTCAACGAAGCTGCCCTGCTGACGGCCCGCTCCAACGCGAACCTGATTGACGACCGCGCCCTGGACGAGGCCATCGACCGTGTCATGGCCGGCCCGCAGAAGCGCAGCCGCGTCATGAAGGAGCACGAGCGCAAGATCACGGCCTACCACGAAGGCGGACACGCCCTGGTGGCTGCCGCACTGCGGAACTCGGCCCCGGTCACCAAGATCACCATCCTGCCCCGCGGCCGCGCCCTGGGCTACACCATGGTGGTTCCGGAGAACGACAAGTACTCCGTGACCCGCAACGAACTGCTGGACCAGATGGCGTACGCCATGGGCGGCCGCGTTGCCGAGGAAATCGTCTTTCACGATCCGTCCACCGGCGCCTCCAACGACATCGAAAAGGCCACGTCGACGGCCCGCAAGATGGTCACGGAGTTCGGCATGAGCGAACGCGTCGGTGCAGTACGCCTCGGCCAGGGCGGCGGCGAGCCGTTCCTGGGCCGCGACGCCGGCCACGAGCGCAACTACTCCGACCAGATCGCCTACATCGTGGACGAGGAGGTGCGCCGGCTGATCGACCAGGCCCACGACGAGGCCTACGCGATCCTCACCGAGAACCGCGACATCCTCGACTCCCTGGCCCTGGAGCTCCTCGAACGGGAGACCCTCAACCAGGCCGAAATTGCGTACGTCTTCCGTGACATCCGCAAGCGTGACTTCCGTGAAGTGTGGCTCTCCAAGGAAAGCCGGCCGGTGCAGACCGCCGGCCCCGTGGAGTCCCGGCACGAGCGGGCCGAACGTGAAGCCCAGGAGGAAGCCAAGGAAGCCCGCCTGGAGGAGCCGCTGGATGCCCGGCCGCCGCACCCCCAGGGCGTGGCAGGACAGGAGACCTTCGGCGGCGGTGTTACGGACGTCAGCACCGACGGGCCGCAGCACGGCTAA
- the hpt gene encoding hypoxanthine phosphoribosyltransferase: MDSNDVQADLKHVLYTKDQIQQRITELAAQIDKDYEGRELLIVGVLKGAVMVMADLARALHSHVSMDWMAVSSYGSGTQSSGVVRILKDLDTDLMGKDVLIVEDIIDSGLTLSWLKTNLESRGTASVEICTAFRKPTAAKVQIDVKYVGYDIPNEFVVGYGLDYAEKYRNLDFVGTLAPHVYE; this comes from the coding sequence GTGGATTCAAACGACGTCCAGGCAGACCTCAAGCACGTTCTCTACACCAAGGATCAGATCCAGCAGCGGATTACCGAGCTCGCTGCGCAGATCGACAAGGACTACGAGGGCCGGGAGCTCCTCATCGTCGGCGTATTGAAGGGCGCGGTCATGGTCATGGCAGACCTGGCGCGGGCACTTCACAGCCACGTTTCCATGGACTGGATGGCAGTTTCCTCCTACGGTTCCGGGACCCAGTCGTCCGGCGTTGTGCGCATCCTCAAGGACCTCGACACGGACCTCATGGGCAAGGACGTACTGATCGTCGAGGACATCATCGATTCCGGACTGACGCTGTCCTGGCTCAAGACCAACCTGGAATCCCGCGGCACCGCGTCCGTGGAAATCTGCACCGCCTTCCGCAAGCCCACGGCCGCCAAGGTTCAGATCGACGTCAAATACGTCGGCTACGACATCCCCAACGAATTCGTAGTGGGCTACGGCCTGGACTACGCCGAGAAGTACCGCAACCTGGACTTCGTGGGCACGCTCGCACCCCACGTCTACGAATAG